In one window of Bacteroidota bacterium DNA:
- a CDS encoding RsmB/NOP family class I SAM-dependent RNA methyltransferase: MREEARIRKVEQLLQEYRHEEPLARYLKAYFAQNRNMGGRDRRETREWMFNFFRLGNAIPGADFISRLATANFLCSTNSYPSLDYLLSKVPGLNGEDPGKTLEQKIQIVRNTFPEFNVDEIFPFSSEMSPRIDKDDFYLSFLKQPFVWIRVRRKFLEDVKNELSEKNISYITEPSMPLALGFRNSIALNTLISFEKGWFEIQDLNSQKTGQFFGAGEGEKWWDACAASGGKSLLLKDLQPGVDLLSTDNRESILMNLKLRMAKAGIGGFRVEMLDLLHTSGSSSKDLFDGIIADVPCSGSGTWTRTPENLISFNPELISKHFVPLQRKIVSNLTLSLKNSGTLVFITCSIFEKENEGNIQFFEKNFGFSVISMDYLEGSAIGADTLFVARLKKKHH, translated from the coding sequence ATGAGGGAAGAAGCCAGAATCAGAAAAGTAGAACAGCTGTTACAGGAATATCGTCATGAGGAACCATTGGCACGTTACCTGAAGGCTTATTTCGCCCAAAACAGAAACATGGGGGGTAGGGATCGCAGGGAAACCCGTGAATGGATGTTCAATTTTTTCAGACTCGGTAATGCGATTCCTGGGGCTGATTTTATTAGCCGACTGGCCACAGCAAATTTTTTATGCAGTACTAATTCCTATCCTTCGCTGGACTATTTGCTCTCAAAAGTTCCCGGATTGAATGGTGAAGATCCCGGTAAAACACTTGAGCAAAAGATTCAGATTGTCCGGAATACTTTTCCGGAATTCAATGTAGATGAGATTTTTCCTTTCTCCTCTGAAATGTCTCCGCGGATTGATAAGGATGATTTTTATTTATCCTTCCTCAAGCAACCTTTTGTGTGGATTCGTGTCCGAAGAAAATTTCTGGAGGATGTTAAAAATGAACTATCAGAAAAAAATATTTCATACATCACTGAGCCTTCAATGCCGCTGGCATTGGGTTTCCGGAATAGTATTGCTCTAAACACACTTATTTCCTTTGAGAAAGGATGGTTTGAAATACAGGATCTGAACTCTCAAAAAACCGGGCAATTTTTTGGAGCCGGGGAGGGTGAAAAATGGTGGGATGCCTGCGCGGCGTCGGGAGGGAAAAGCCTCTTGCTGAAAGACCTGCAACCGGGAGTCGACCTGCTATCGACCGATAACAGAGAGTCCATTCTGATGAACCTTAAACTCAGAATGGCAAAGGCAGGGATCGGAGGATTTCGTGTTGAAATGCTGGACCTGTTGCATACCAGTGGAAGCTCATCCAAAGATTTGTTTGATGGAATTATTGCTGATGTTCCCTGTTCAGGTTCGGGAACCTGGACGAGAACTCCTGAGAACCTCATCAGTTTCAATCCGGAATTGATCTCAAAGCATTTCGTCCCTCTGCAGAGAAAAATTGTCTCAAATCTTACACTTTCTCTAAAAAATTCTGGCACATTGGTTTTTATCACTTGTTCCATTTTTGAGAAAGAAAATGAAGGCAATATTCAGTTTTTTGAGAAAAATTTTGGCTTTTCCGTAATTTCCATGGATTATTTGGAAGGCTCAGCGATCGGAGCCGATACACTTTTTGTGGCCAGGCTAAAAAAGAAACATCATTAG
- a CDS encoding PD40 domain-containing protein → MIAGKKYWIFLIVLLLSGVVSAQTNTASENDLKKKAERFFNSGEYEPAMPVYSQLLSLYPKDPIYNYRYGVCLIKAGKEKVNAIGYLEYASIQTNMEQDVWFYLGRGYMYAGKFQNAKNAFEQLKKNAGQAKAKKFEADLLIGNCTNAEELLKSRRNVAVLSSQEISRTNFYNSYDFSESNGRLLPTAEQFLTGTDKDLQLNPLMFMSKDGQIIYYASYGKNTTGGKDIYLRRKMTNGQWGEPENLGATVNSVENEDYPYLDKDNRTLYFSSRGHNSIGGYDIFKSQFDFNTGKWSEPQNLGIPINTVEDDFLYLPSMKGDLATYVSAMDAGSGKIQLNKIQVGDVSNNYVTISGTYFSLDQVTRRDARVTVLRTSDRGIITSVRTDPRTGKYELVLEPGHEYTLLVEGGSYVPHAETFEIPSMPMANLRQEVKLNKSKEKEEMTLVNFFTPITASSNQGALAVSDVPTETKSKAYDVTNRDTSSLIPVRIDNEVVYVAPPSGKDNVTKTETESPVDISNETISKNTRTSPVTETNVNNPIPASQMAANDLPEDTTEELSSSKKTPKEKYDPYLEKNMTPDELQQKQEEATRTREVTLEEKGKAEEIDVNVSNDELAKLAFDDARSMEMEADSLKKEAQSLRAQATEKDSLSIVLKTESEQSKGKDEEKANALLTQSEDSRSEAEKLVQQASLLEDLSSQREAEARLALQDAKQIVLINEQNKTLANNSSKKNQKSIKGNSQTVNIPVSETGNPNQQEVSATENSGLPQTNEQGKSGDVTTNNQVSTSETKSNISAEQTNSTEEHKSGKIANPVVAEPSGNKATEKNAEKTSGENNIALNESPSNVSGTSSTTNKQNSITSDSPAVSNSPVNSGEKRSETADQSTAQNQISGDTGNKAADQQISENKTETPIQSKGEQADLQTKSAQTEERNNSTLNGQNPATDKNTVVPSNSEVALNTVENVNNQSGKTASTQQPSKPLVKQNQVAGTVKTNQDGSAQQGSIENQGNNAQQNLAANNEPATERNENSNTSPLRTSSVPVNQNESTTSTTGVDFNAIPDVKPEAVIAYKGYEDKMTRSRSLASQSENLQKRVASMKISPVRDSLIEVSNSISRESIQNWQEAQKQLADAKRIDPEIENKVQTYTSTHASTVSASNTARKDHSVSTTSGVQSPEGATSGTGNNSTVDNKQTTARNQNSDSGTLENNNSGQSELAVRSEQKASSSPTNQISGKSTETIPVTAQKQNGTEPSVNNSKAEITNGQTVVSDSKSGENTNQTSKQNSTVSNPAIVAPDNSVSGSDSGINTDENRVVATEQKTPITSTESNTAQNAEVKPASGQKKPAENNSDSESLKNVPASNTVSNNQSVQTVETKNTQTKQSVDQVATENNQKNTTSGQTNANENTTVEKSVPTSGNNSQNVALINTEKNQVPAQATTSNTKSATPASTQPESNKAVKPENTENTTPSQNVLAESKTQQSNESGQPASQQSSVSQPVTNNAAQEKEAGAITERNTSATTSSPVVQEQLDTTKEEYPRYIKIQKDINNAQVETINIFATAINLNKKAVEQKQKQLDLLEKADRTSDQGEKDKLFKEAEKLGKASQKTEALSKQKFTEAQQKTSEVKVLTWQLESVKSKLVIPSATKQATSAQQVTDNITNPQQETAANTAAVNTNSDTENKTSGNDAGTTPAMDGSPVAEIQSILAGPAVVLTEEEKTSMAVKVFSRSAAPVYSTLNPIPMNPSLPEGLVFKIQVGAFHKPIPDETFKNLQPVTGENTRPGWIRYCVGMFKTFEPANLVKQDLRKNGFKDAFVVAYFNGKRISLREAYLKLNGEESALRAAYAQQAAREIAMLKTLDIAQEFNVSNLQNLDDDARQFYGSDASKIVSSGGASATEEVLYAVQVGVYRNQNPPAILTTLQPLYTEPLSKGLYRFTNGRYNYFAQADSAKKIAVNTGVKDAFIIVYRNGRRISLAGLGQTASSRSAVSNQPVVRSTTETVVPAANESAVQPGIVFRVQLGAFKNNVPYQMVESFLKISDKGINQETDSRGLHIFYAGTFTEYAPALQLKQEVIEKGVKDAFIVALRNGQRISLSEAFKQIRN, encoded by the coding sequence ATGATTGCCGGAAAAAAGTATTGGATTTTTCTCATTGTTCTGCTCCTTTCAGGTGTGGTGTCTGCACAGACCAACACTGCTTCTGAAAATGATTTGAAGAAAAAAGCGGAACGATTTTTTAATTCAGGCGAGTATGAACCAGCCATGCCGGTTTATTCTCAGTTGCTGAGTTTATATCCCAAAGATCCCATTTATAATTATCGATACGGAGTTTGCCTCATTAAAGCAGGCAAAGAGAAAGTCAATGCAATTGGATATTTAGAATATGCTTCCATTCAGACGAACATGGAACAGGATGTCTGGTTTTACCTCGGACGTGGTTACATGTATGCCGGGAAATTTCAGAATGCAAAAAATGCTTTCGAACAACTCAAGAAAAATGCAGGTCAGGCGAAAGCAAAGAAATTCGAAGCCGACTTATTGATTGGAAATTGTACCAATGCAGAGGAGTTACTAAAATCCAGACGAAATGTTGCTGTTCTCAGCAGCCAGGAAATAAGCAGAACAAATTTTTACAATTCATATGATTTTTCCGAGTCAAATGGACGTTTGCTTCCAACTGCCGAACAATTTCTTACCGGTACGGATAAAGATCTTCAACTAAATCCGCTCATGTTTATGAGTAAGGATGGACAGATCATTTATTATGCGAGCTATGGGAAAAATACTACCGGTGGTAAGGATATTTATCTGAGAAGAAAGATGACCAATGGTCAGTGGGGAGAGCCTGAAAATTTAGGGGCTACTGTAAATTCTGTTGAGAATGAAGATTACCCATACCTCGATAAAGACAACAGAACACTTTACTTCAGTAGCCGTGGCCACAACAGTATCGGAGGGTATGATATTTTTAAAAGTCAGTTTGATTTTAATACGGGTAAATGGTCGGAACCCCAGAACTTAGGTATTCCAATTAATACTGTTGAAGATGACTTTTTGTATTTGCCTTCCATGAAAGGTGATCTTGCCACTTATGTTTCCGCGATGGATGCAGGGAGCGGGAAGATTCAGCTGAATAAAATTCAGGTTGGGGATGTAAGCAATAACTATGTTACCATTTCCGGTACATATTTTTCACTTGACCAGGTTACCCGACGTGATGCCCGTGTAACTGTGTTGCGCACCAGTGACCGGGGGATTATCACTTCAGTTCGAACGGATCCAAGGACAGGTAAATATGAACTCGTATTGGAACCCGGTCATGAATACACTCTTCTTGTTGAAGGTGGCAGTTATGTCCCGCATGCCGAGACTTTTGAAATACCTTCCATGCCAATGGCAAATCTGCGCCAGGAGGTTAAGCTCAACAAATCGAAAGAAAAGGAAGAAATGACTCTCGTCAATTTCTTTACACCAATCACGGCAAGTTCAAATCAGGGTGCACTGGCGGTGTCTGATGTTCCAACAGAAACGAAATCCAAGGCATATGATGTGACCAACCGCGACACCAGCAGTTTGATTCCTGTTCGTATTGATAATGAAGTTGTATATGTAGCACCTCCTTCAGGAAAAGATAATGTCACTAAAACAGAAACAGAATCTCCTGTCGACATCAGCAATGAAACAATCAGTAAAAATACACGCACATCTCCCGTTACAGAGACGAACGTAAACAATCCGATTCCGGCTTCACAGATGGCAGCAAATGATTTGCCTGAAGATACTACAGAAGAATTAAGCTCTTCAAAAAAGACCCCTAAAGAAAAGTACGATCCTTATCTGGAGAAGAATATGACTCCTGATGAGCTTCAACAGAAGCAGGAAGAAGCAACACGGACCAGGGAAGTTACACTTGAAGAAAAGGGAAAGGCGGAAGAAATAGATGTGAATGTAAGCAATGATGAACTTGCGAAGCTTGCCTTTGATGATGCGCGTTCCATGGAGATGGAAGCAGACAGTCTGAAGAAAGAGGCGCAATCGCTCCGGGCACAGGCCACGGAGAAAGATAGTTTGTCTATAGTCCTTAAAACAGAATCAGAACAGTCGAAAGGTAAAGACGAAGAAAAAGCCAATGCTCTTTTAACCCAATCAGAAGACTCCCGTTCTGAAGCAGAAAAACTGGTACAACAGGCGTCTTTGCTTGAGGACCTTTCTTCACAGAGGGAGGCAGAAGCCAGACTTGCATTGCAGGATGCCAAACAGATTGTTTTAATAAATGAACAAAACAAGACATTGGCAAATAACTCTTCTAAGAAGAATCAAAAATCAATAAAGGGAAATTCACAGACTGTAAATATTCCGGTCAGTGAGACGGGAAATCCTAATCAGCAGGAAGTTTCCGCAACGGAAAATTCTGGCCTTCCTCAAACAAATGAACAAGGCAAATCAGGTGATGTAACAACCAATAATCAGGTTTCAACATCAGAAACAAAATCAAATATTTCCGCGGAACAAACTAATTCAACTGAGGAACATAAATCCGGGAAAATTGCAAATCCGGTTGTTGCGGAACCATCTGGAAATAAAGCAACGGAGAAAAATGCCGAGAAAACAAGTGGTGAAAATAACATCGCATTGAATGAAAGTCCATCCAATGTTTCAGGTACTTCATCTACAACTAATAAACAAAACAGTATTACATCCGATTCTCCAGCTGTTTCAAATTCACCTGTAAATTCCGGTGAAAAGCGAAGCGAAACCGCAGATCAGAGTACTGCACAGAATCAGATTTCAGGGGATACAGGAAACAAGGCTGCTGATCAACAAATTTCAGAGAACAAAACGGAAACTCCGATTCAATCAAAAGGAGAGCAGGCTGACCTACAAACCAAATCTGCGCAAACTGAAGAAAGGAATAATTCAACTTTGAATGGTCAAAACCCGGCAACAGATAAGAATACTGTGGTTCCTTCAAATTCAGAAGTTGCATTGAATACTGTAGAAAATGTGAATAATCAATCAGGCAAAACGGCCTCAACACAACAGCCTTCGAAGCCTTTGGTCAAACAAAATCAGGTTGCAGGAACAGTGAAAACGAATCAGGATGGTTCGGCTCAGCAAGGATCAATTGAAAATCAAGGCAACAATGCGCAACAAAATCTTGCTGCTAATAATGAACCTGCTACTGAACGAAACGAAAATAGCAATACATCACCATTACGCACCAGCAGTGTACCGGTAAATCAAAACGAAAGCACGACGAGTACAACAGGTGTTGATTTCAACGCCATTCCGGATGTAAAACCTGAAGCCGTTATAGCTTATAAAGGTTACGAAGATAAAATGACACGTTCTCGTTCACTGGCGTCACAGTCAGAGAATTTGCAAAAGCGTGTTGCATCCATGAAAATTTCTCCGGTGAGAGACAGTTTAATTGAAGTTTCAAATTCAATTAGTCGTGAATCTATCCAAAACTGGCAGGAGGCACAAAAACAACTGGCAGATGCGAAACGCATTGACCCTGAAATTGAGAATAAGGTTCAAACCTATACATCAACACACGCTTCTACTGTAAGTGCATCCAACACTGCAAGAAAAGATCATTCTGTGTCAACAACATCGGGAGTTCAAAGTCCCGAAGGAGCAACGAGCGGTACCGGTAATAATTCAACTGTAGACAATAAACAGACAACTGCCAGGAATCAAAATTCCGATTCAGGTACTCTGGAAAATAATAATTCGGGACAATCTGAACTTGCCGTTCGTTCTGAACAAAAAGCAAGTAGTTCTCCGACAAATCAAATTTCCGGCAAGTCAACTGAGACAATTCCTGTTACTGCACAGAAACAAAACGGAACTGAACCTTCTGTCAATAACTCAAAAGCCGAAATCACGAATGGACAAACTGTTGTGAGTGATAGTAAGTCAGGCGAAAATACGAATCAGACATCGAAACAGAATTCGACGGTTTCAAATCCGGCTATTGTCGCACCGGACAATTCGGTCTCCGGTTCTGATTCTGGAATAAATACGGATGAAAACAGGGTAGTGGCAACTGAACAAAAAACTCCGATCACATCTACCGAATCAAATACGGCTCAAAATGCTGAGGTAAAGCCAGCTTCCGGGCAAAAGAAACCTGCTGAGAATAATTCAGATTCAGAAAGTTTGAAAAATGTTCCGGCATCCAATACGGTTAGCAATAATCAGTCTGTACAGACTGTCGAAACAAAGAACACACAAACAAAACAGTCGGTTGATCAAGTTGCTACTGAAAACAATCAGAAGAATACAACTTCCGGTCAAACGAATGCAAATGAAAATACCACAGTTGAAAAATCTGTACCTACTTCAGGAAATAATTCTCAGAATGTAGCATTAATAAACACCGAAAAAAATCAAGTTCCGGCACAGGCAACAACTTCGAATACAAAATCTGCAACACCAGCTTCAACTCAACCCGAATCAAATAAGGCGGTAAAACCTGAAAACACAGAAAATACAACTCCTTCTCAAAATGTTTTAGCTGAAAGCAAAACTCAGCAATCCAATGAGTCAGGACAGCCAGCTTCTCAACAATCTTCAGTTTCTCAACCTGTAACAAATAATGCAGCTCAGGAAAAAGAAGCAGGGGCAATAACTGAGAGGAATACTTCCGCGACAACATCTTCTCCGGTAGTACAGGAACAATTGGATACTACAAAAGAAGAATATCCTCGTTATATTAAAATCCAAAAGGATATCAATAACGCACAGGTAGAAACGATTAATATTTTCGCTACAGCCATTAACCTGAATAAAAAGGCTGTAGAACAAAAGCAAAAACAATTGGATCTGCTAGAAAAAGCTGATCGTACATCTGACCAGGGAGAAAAGGATAAATTGTTTAAAGAAGCTGAAAAGTTAGGAAAGGCATCTCAAAAGACAGAAGCACTGTCTAAGCAGAAGTTTACGGAAGCCCAGCAAAAAACTTCTGAAGTAAAAGTCCTGACCTGGCAATTGGAATCAGTAAAAAGTAAACTGGTGATTCCTTCTGCAACGAAACAAGCTACCTCTGCTCAACAAGTCACTGACAACATTACAAACCCGCAACAGGAAACTGCAGCAAATACTGCTGCTGTAAATACCAACTCAGATACTGAAAACAAGACATCCGGAAATGATGCAGGCACAACTCCTGCAATGGATGGAAGTCCGGTTGCCGAAATCCAGAGTATCCTCGCAGGTCCGGCTGTAGTCCTCACAGAAGAAGAAAAAACCTCTATGGCTGTGAAAGTTTTCAGTCGTAGCGCCGCGCCGGTATATTCCACATTGAATCCGATTCCAATGAATCCTTCCTTACCGGAAGGTCTGGTCTTTAAAATTCAGGTTGGAGCATTCCACAAACCAATACCGGATGAAACGTTTAAGAATTTACAACCTGTAACCGGTGAAAACACCCGACCGGGCTGGATCCGATATTGTGTGGGGATGTTTAAAACCTTTGAGCCTGCGAATCTCGTGAAACAGGATCTTAGAAAAAATGGCTTCAAGGATGCATTCGTTGTTGCTTATTTCAATGGTAAAAGAATCTCATTACGTGAAGCTTATTTGAAATTAAATGGTGAGGAGTCAGCCTTGAGAGCCGCTTATGCACAGCAAGCTGCTCGTGAAATAGCCATGTTGAAAACTCTGGATATCGCGCAAGAGTTTAATGTTTCCAATTTACAGAATCTGGATGATGATGCAAGACAATTCTATGGATCGGATGCATCAAAGATTGTTAGTTCTGGAGGTGCATCGGCCACTGAAGAAGTATTGTATGCAGTCCAGGTTGGAGTTTATAGAAATCAGAATCCGCCGGCTATCCTGACCACCTTACAACCATTGTATACCGAACCTTTGTCAAAGGGCTTGTACCGTTTCACAAATGGCCGTTACAATTATTTTGCTCAGGCTGATTCTGCCAAAAAGATCGCAGTGAATACGGGTGTTAAAGATGCCTTTATCATCGTCTATAGAAATGGAAGAAGAATTTCTCTTGCCGGTCTCGGTCAGACAGCTTCTTCCCGTTCCGCTGTGAGCAACCAGCCAGTGGTGAGGTCTACAACGGAGACTGTTGTTCCTGCTGCAAATGAATCAGCAGTTCAGCCCGGAATTGTGTTCCGTGTTCAATTGGGAGCCTTTAAAAACAACGTTCCCTATCAGATGGTAGAATCCTTCTTAAAGATCAGCGATAAGGGGATTAATCAGGAAACAGACAGTCGTGGCTTGCATATTTTCTATGCCGGAACTTTCACGGAATATGCCCCTGCATTGCAATTAAAGCAGGAAGTGATCGAAAAAGGAGTAAAGGACGCCTTTATCGTAGCGCTTCGAAACGGGCAGAGAATCAGCCTTTCGGAAGCTTTTAAACAGATCCGGAATTGA